The Peromyscus eremicus chromosome 2, PerEre_H2_v1, whole genome shotgun sequence genome includes the window tgtgactgggtggctggcaaTTTGTTTTTTTGCTCCTTGATCATgctccttttctctcttgctgtttattctctctgcctgccaaccctacCCTAcccaccctttctcctgcctagcttttgaccattcagctctttattataccattatctgttttagacagacaaaataacacagcttcacacattcaaacaaacacaacataaaagaatgcaatgcatctttgcatcattaatcaAATGtcccacaacataaacaaatgtaacacatcttaaattaatattctacaacagaggcCTCTCTGTTTGGAAGAAAAATCAGTAGCTGGAGAGTCAGAAACATAACTGTTTAAGGgttactttgagttaattttgtggaaaTTGTGAACTCTGTGTTAATTTCTATATACATAGAATTATATGAAATTTGGTAACATTGGTCAAGAATACATCTTTTCTGGCTgagtttcctttggtcttttgatgaaaagttgactatatttttctgcctttattcttacctttttctctctcctttattctttcacaaatattgtatatattcttGATTGTTTTAGCTTTGTGGTAAATATAGAATTCAGATTGTATTAATATGTGTATTATCTTTTCATAATCTTAACTGAGATTTTCCAGTTTGTACCTTTGGAATCAGGTATATTGTGTTATAAATtgtttggcattttctttggatTGTATTCAATTCATGGTTTGAATTTACCATACACAAAATCTTAATATTGATGCACCATGTTCCCATGGACCATTTATTTACTTCTGTGCCTacttaggttttgttgttgttgttgttgttgttaatatgcAAAAGACTTTTATTGTATTAGATAAAAAGTTCTGTGTGGTTGTTTCAAGTGACATTGCATGTATTCTTCTTggggatgacctgagttcacatATCAGTATCAAAGTTTGTAGGCTTATAACCACCTGCTACTCCAGATCCTGGAGATCTAACACCCTATTTTTTTGTATGCCACCTTTATACACATGGAacacattctctcacacacacaaacattcataaaatgtGGGGAACAAACTTTCTTCAAATGTTCTTGTGACTCATAAGCAGTTAGAGCaaaacaagttgctttaggtATGTAATTCAAATCATATACTCTGTCTTTAAATATCTGTTATCTTGCATTTAATTTGGAATAGTTTTTATTTCCTCAGCCTGAGGAAATGAAATTTTCTTTATGATAAGAGAATGAGATACTTTTAGTAATCTATCttctacaaagttaaaacatCAGAAGGCTTCAAGTGAATCTGTCCAATTCTGTTGGTACAGCCATCCTCAAAATTCAATTTTCTATTATTAACAAAGAAAAAGTACTAGAGTGTACAGGATGAGTGTTGGACAGTGATTTCTTGTGGTTAAATTTAGATTAGAATCTTGTAGTTCTTGCTTAAGAGATTGTGATACCTATATGTAGGTAtgtcttttttgtcttgtttggtcAGTGGTACCATCTGTATTGACTTTATTAATTGTCATCTAAATTTAttgttgtttctctggaaaatgatggaacttcaccttttttttaaatgtactataTTATGCTTTGAGTTCCTTGAGCTTTGGTTGCTTTGGGGAATTTCTGGGGAGagacagttttagttttctcttcttgatcttagaggCTCACTTCTCATTTCTCgatatatctgtgttttccagttgttACAATCTTCATGTTTGGATTTTTTGCTGCTTTAGTGATTGATATGGttaattcattatttttgtgtttttaaaactttctcaTGTATTATTGTGTCTTTGTCTTAACTAGCTTCAGCTGTCAAAATGATGTAGCCTGGAGTCATctgagggaacatcaattgaggCTATGTCTGGATCAGAATTGCTAGttactatgtttttgagaaactGTGTTgaatgatgattgatgtggaaagaaTCTTCTACTTAGGTTGCAATACCCTAATCATGTGGGCCTGAGATGGATTacaaagctagctgagcataagACAGTGACCAATAAGAGCATCTTGCTTGGGTTATGAGCATCTATAGACTCAACCCGTTTCCTCTTCTTGATTTCAATTGTGTTGTGGTTGAAACTCATCAGCTAGCATCCTTTTTGTGCTGTAATGCCATCACCACCATTATAGACTATGTGTAAATCACATGAGATACAGTAGAAGCAATTGTTATTCAATGCTAAGGCAGTTTGCTAGCCtactgtcttaattttttttttttgtttttgttgacaagatttgtctgtgtagccctggctatcctgaaagtAGTTCTGTACATCCAGCTGTCCTTGATATCAGTGATCCACTTGACTCTGGCttacaagtgctaggattagaggtggcCTGAAATTCctggccttttttgtttttatattattgggtgatgggCCTAGAAAGCAGGTTTTTGTgtatgtcaagcatatgctgttgtaatGAGCTTCATCCTTATCCTGAATTTTGAAATTTGGTAGATGGTATCATTCTGTCTCCTATGACAACATGTATTATTCATGACATTAATACTGCCTGAGACTTCTGTCATTGGATTTCAGATACACAACATTCTTCCTgcctgttgtgtttgttttgaaaatttttaatgaatatgagtattttacctgTATGAACAGATATGCATCACATGGGTACCTGGTCCTCACAGTGATAAAAAGATGGTCTCAAAAACTGTGAACTGGGAATAATGGGTAGTTTTGATCCCCTATGTAAATATTGGCAATTACCTCCACTTgtatgcaagaccagcaagaaTTCTTTACGACAGAACCATCTCTGCTGCCCCGTGTTGATGATTTATTATCAACATTTATACTGCTAATGTTTTCATCTGTTCATTTGTAACTGTTTAAACATTCTGTGCCTTTTAGTAAGATCTTAATTGATGTTACAGATTAAAGTGGGGTACTTCAGCtttctggaagatgaatacagaaGCAGAAACTTCAGTAAATAACCTCTAAGTTCTTCctatatgttttgtttgtttgactgattTTTGCACAGAAGATGGGGTTCCAATATGTACTTCTAGCTGTCCAAGAACTGATTGCATATACTAGGCTAGCATGCAACCCAGAagcagatatacctgcctctgccgctGAGTGCTATGGTTAAAGTCATGAGCCAATATACCCagcttgtccatcttatttttcttttttgtgcttAGTAAAATAATTTCTCTTATATGTAGTGTGTGCTGTTGATCCGTTTACTTGTTTCTCTATGTTTGTTAATAGACATTTCTGTTGCAAGGTCATATcctattcatagcatacagaaatgACAGAGTTGAACCTCCTATTTAGTTTCATTCCAGAGTGACTTGGTGATCTGAATATAATGTCTGTGTCATGGAATTAAGTGTGTGGAGTACTGCAATTTTATGATTATGCTGTCAAAGAGGTATACATTTGCAATGTTGTTAATACTATGCTTTCTGTTGTACATATGTATTGGATATTtcagaatgcagtgacctatgatgatgtgcacatcgacttcacttgggaagagtggactttgctgggtccttcccagaaaaatctctacaaagatgtgatgctggagacctacaggaacctcactactaTAGGTAAGACTGAATTTTCCTTCATGTAAAATAAGGGGGCTATTATTTCTTGactatttattttctccttcaatttgattgagaaagaagaatggggtgaataaatcaggcatggttTTAAGGTTCCTTGAAGATAGTAACTTAAATTTTGCacaattttcaataatataacatacattttctgaaactatattttaggatacagcTGGGAAGACCATCATATTGAAGAACATTGTaaaagttctagaagacatgaaaggtaatttttataTGCAAACTGATACAAATGTGCCTTTGAAGAAACTATAATGTGTTCTACAAATTTCAAAGAAAGGCATCAGTAATACAGGTTAAAATATATTGATggttattaaattctcacaacacCATATGCCTCAACTTCAGGGAGGTGAATTACATTTGCAAGGCATTCTTTTAAGAATGAAGACAAGAAAACAATGCCTTAACAGATATCACCATTAGAATCAAAGCCCCATGAATGCTATGCTTGTAAAACTGCCAATCCATTTTATTTCATACCACTCATATTACAAAAGGTCTGCACAATTCTTCTTttactgtgtatgtcatatgtCATTCTGGACACAAGCCATGTGAACATAGGGATATAGAATGATGTAATGTACTTCTCAGAAGTATTAGAATATTTGTAGCACTCCTCCCATTAAGTAGACctgttgaatttgattcaagtatacaagtaattGCTTTTCCACCTTGACTCTTAAAACATCAACAATCTCACACTTCAGAAAAGCTCTATGCATACTAGGACTGTGTAAATAGTTCTGTTTGTCAAACTTCACTTAGAAAATGTAGTATGACTCATAGAATAGGAAAATCTATGAAAGCAATAAGTGTGGTAAAGCTCTGAGTTTTTCCAATTTTCTTGAAATATGTGAAAAATCTCATGTAGAAAAAGGTCTTATAAATGTGAACTATGTAATAAAGGCTCTTAGCATCATAGATATCTTCAAAGATGCAAAAAACCTCTGATAAAGGGGAGTAACACGAGTGTAAAGACAGTGATAAAACCTCAATATATGATTCCACTTTATAAATGAACCAAATTGTAAATTAATTCATTGAGATATAAAGATTCAACAGTAtattgaatgtggtaaagcctttacatgtgccaattatccttgcaggcatgaaagaattcatattgGAGAGCAATCTTCTGAACATACTgaatgtgttaaagcctttgttCATCACTGTACTCTTCACAGGCATGAAAGAGCATATACTGGAGTGACGCCCtctgaatataatcagtgtggtaaagccttggcaTATCACAATAATCTTGAAAGGCATAAAAAAGCACAAACTGGAGaaaaaccatatgaatgtgatcagtgtggtaaagtttTTGCATATTATAGTAATCTTCAAattcacaaaagaacacataatggagagaaatcctatgcaTGTAATCAgggtggtaaagcctttgcattgcAAAGAAGACTTCAAATACATAAGAGAACAcatgctggagagaaaccctatgaatatacaTGGTGTGGTAAAGTCTTTTCACAACTCAGTGTtcttcaagtgcataaaagaatacatactggagagaaaccctataaatgtaatcagtgtggtaaggaCTTTGTATGTCAAAGTCATCTtcgaatacataaaagaacacatactggagagaagccctatgagtgTACTCAATGTGGAAATGCCTTTGCACTTCaaagtaatcttcaaaggcataaaagaacacatactggagagaaaccatatgaatgtaatcagtgtggtaaagcctttgcatatcagagtaatcttcaaatgcataaaagaatacatactggagagaaaccctatgcatgtaatcagtgtggtaaagcctataC containing:
- the LOC131903377 gene encoding zinc finger protein 431-like — protein: MLSVVHMYWIFQNAVTYDDVHIDFTWEEWTLLGPSQKNLYKDVMLETYRNLTTIGYSWEDHHIEEHCKSSRRHERHERIHIGEQSSEHTECVKAFVHHCTLHRHERAYTGVTPSEYNQCGKALAYHNNLERHKKAQTGEKPYECDQCGKVFAYYSNLQIHKRTHNGEKSYACNQGGKAFALQRRLQIHKRTHAGEKPYEYTWCGKVFSQLSVLQVHKRIHTGEKPYKCNQCGKDFVCQSHLRIHKRTHTGEKPYECTQCGNAFALQSNLQRHKRTHTGEKPYECNQCGKAFAYQSNLQMHKRIHTGEKPYACNQCGKAYTRHSGLQMHKRTHTGEKLYECNQCGKGFNYHSSLRIHKRTHTGERPYECNRCGKGFSQLIHLQVHERTHSGEKPYECNQCGKAFVCQGHLQIHKRLHTGEKPYECTQCGKNFAHQSYLQRHTRTHTGEKPYACNQCGKAFASYSGLQMHKITHTGKKPYECNQCSKVFVHYSSLQRHKRIHT